A single Sulfurimonas aquatica DNA region contains:
- the queC gene encoding 7-cyano-7-deazaguanine synthase QueC, whose amino-acid sequence MKKENMNKKAVCIMSGGMDSTLSAYMMQEEGYEIVAVHFNYNQRTQQKELSCFEAVCEKLNVKEKYVLDMSFFKDLGASALTDSTIDVPTTGVEDGVPVTYVPFRNGIFLSMAAAIAEKESASVISIGVVEEDSSGYPDCRESYILSMQNAINLGTKDETNIEITMPLVRLKKSQIVQKSLELSVPLELTWSCYKNEEKACGVCDSCRLRLNGFKLAGVIDPISYE is encoded by the coding sequence ATGAAAAAAGAAAATATGAATAAAAAAGCGGTTTGTATAATGAGTGGCGGCATGGACTCAACTCTTAGCGCCTATATGATGCAAGAAGAAGGGTATGAAATAGTTGCCGTACACTTTAATTATAATCAAAGAACGCAACAAAAAGAGCTTAGCTGTTTTGAGGCTGTTTGTGAAAAGTTAAACGTGAAAGAGAAGTACGTTCTTGATATGAGCTTTTTTAAAGATCTCGGAGCCTCGGCGTTAACTGACTCTACTATTGACGTTCCAACAACTGGAGTGGAAGATGGCGTTCCCGTAACCTATGTACCTTTTCGAAATGGAATTTTTTTAAGTATGGCGGCCGCTATTGCTGAAAAAGAGTCGGCGTCAGTTATTAGCATAGGCGTAGTGGAAGAGGATAGCAGCGGTTATCCAGACTGTAGAGAATCATATATACTCTCTATGCAAAACGCGATAAACCTTGGAACAAAAGATGAGACTAATATAGAGATTACAATGCCATTAGTTCGTTTAAAAAAATCACAAATAGTTCAAAAGTCTTTAGAGTTGTCCGTTCCACTAGAGTTAACATGGAGTTGCTATAAAAATGAGGAAAAAGCTTGCGGTGTTTGTGATAGCTGTAGGCTTCGACTAAATGGCTTTAAACTTGCTGGAGTTATAGACCCCATATCATATGAGTAA
- a CDS encoding TRAP transporter substrate-binding protein: MNRRTFLTTTVSTSAVLVLNSCNESNRQAIDYSKHPTKSTDTKRININRNKKTIITLATSWPAHFPIMGTGVERFAQRVKDVSGGTLEIKIYPKNVLVPALAVFDATSSGQIDAFHSGPYYWKGKNASFSLFSGMPFGLTSEEINSWMSFGGGMELWREKYAKYNLHPFLGGNTNIQMGGWFRKPINSLEDMQGLKMRIPGLGGEVFSKMGVNPILLPAGEIYTSLERGVIDATEWVGPALDIKMGFYKVAPYYYSGWHEPGSVLELTFNKHSWNKLALEHQSIIEVCSNELNANMTSEFHKENIFALSQLKELGVTIQKFPDDIYTAGKKALQDVILEQSAKSKDFAEVYESASKYLKLSKEWSDVSLGSFLDKR; the protein is encoded by the coding sequence ATGAATAGAAGAACATTTTTAACAACAACAGTTTCAACTTCTGCAGTTTTAGTGTTAAATAGCTGTAACGAAAGTAATCGCCAAGCAATAGATTACTCTAAACATCCAACCAAAAGCACAGACACAAAAAGAATTAATATCAATAGAAATAAAAAAACTATAATTACTCTTGCAACAAGCTGGCCTGCTCATTTCCCTATTATGGGTACAGGTGTTGAAAGGTTCGCTCAAAGAGTTAAGGATGTCAGTGGTGGAACTTTGGAAATTAAAATCTACCCTAAAAATGTTTTAGTACCTGCCCTAGCTGTTTTTGATGCTACAAGCAGCGGACAGATTGACGCTTTTCACTCTGGACCATACTACTGGAAAGGAAAGAATGCTTCCTTCTCTCTTTTTAGCGGTATGCCTTTTGGTCTCACATCTGAAGAGATAAATTCATGGATGAGTTTTGGTGGAGGAATGGAGTTATGGCGAGAGAAATATGCGAAGTATAATCTCCATCCTTTCTTAGGTGGAAACACAAACATACAGATGGGAGGATGGTTTAGAAAGCCCATTAACTCCCTTGAGGATATGCAAGGACTTAAGATGAGAATCCCTGGTCTTGGTGGCGAAGTTTTTTCTAAAATGGGAGTAAACCCTATCCTTCTACCAGCAGGTGAGATATACACTTCACTTGAACGCGGAGTTATTGATGCAACTGAATGGGTAGGCCCTGCACTTGACATTAAAATGGGATTCTATAAAGTTGCACCTTACTATTACTCTGGATGGCATGAGCCTGGATCAGTTTTAGAGCTTACTTTTAATAAACACTCATGGAATAAACTAGCACTTGAGCATCAATCTATCATAGAAGTATGCTCAAACGAACTAAACGCCAACATGACTTCTGAGTTTCATAAAGAAAATATTTTTGCCCTAAGTCAGCTAAAAGAACTTGGCGTTACTATACAAAAGTTTCCTGATGATATCTATACTGCAGGCAAGAAGGCTCTTCAAGACGTTATCCTTGAGCAAAGTGCGAAGAGTAAAGATTTTGCAGAAGTTTACGAATCTGCATCAAAGTACCTAAAGCTCTCAAAAGAGTGGAGCGATGTTAGCTTAGGAAGCTTTCTAGATAAACGCTAA
- a CDS encoding putative glycoside hydrolase, which produces MNNFLYFFIFVHSLSFAFYDAYIVDKNSSLPIPSATINDSVKSSKSNKDGYFKIDTSEPFLNIKACGYKPLKISTAAYKTKIFLEPINVKALYLTFWGASNNSQTLKNLLKAIKKTEANAVVADVKNEYGSTLFLTSFEEANSYGAQKNRTNRNIQKFIKTMKERNIYTIARVVVFKDEIQASNNPDYAIKREDNNSIWRNHDNMAWVDPFDERSHAYTIRIAEEAAKVGFDEINFDYIRFPAKSGLKYSKENTQENRIKALETFLDSASLKLKKYGVFISVNTYGNICWSDDDNNIGQTVESLSDHADYLAPMLYPSGFSNGSFYFKYPADHPYEVIYRSISNIKERIDTKRVRPWLQYFKDYKRKRRPYEKFEIQEQIRASDNIDANGWMMWSPSSKYHVKYLNK; this is translated from the coding sequence TTGAATAATTTTTTATACTTTTTTATTTTTGTGCACTCGCTCTCTTTCGCTTTTTATGATGCTTACATAGTAGATAAAAATAGCTCGCTTCCTATACCAAGCGCTACCATTAACGACTCAGTAAAGAGCTCCAAGAGTAATAAGGATGGTTATTTTAAAATAGACACCAGCGAGCCTTTTTTAAATATAAAAGCGTGTGGTTATAAACCCCTCAAAATTTCTACTGCTGCGTATAAAACTAAAATTTTTCTAGAGCCGATAAATGTCAAAGCTCTTTACTTAACTTTTTGGGGAGCTAGCAATAATTCGCAGACACTAAAAAATCTTCTTAAGGCTATAAAAAAGACAGAAGCCAATGCCGTTGTAGCTGATGTCAAAAACGAGTATGGTTCAACTCTTTTTTTAACAAGTTTTGAAGAAGCCAACTCCTATGGTGCCCAAAAGAATAGAACAAATAGAAATATCCAAAAGTTTATAAAAACAATGAAAGAAAGAAATATCTATACAATAGCAAGGGTGGTAGTTTTCAAAGATGAAATCCAAGCATCAAACAACCCCGACTATGCAATTAAACGCGAAGACAATAATAGTATATGGAGAAATCATGACAATATGGCATGGGTCGACCCATTTGACGAGCGTTCACACGCCTACACTATTCGGATCGCTGAAGAAGCGGCAAAGGTTGGTTTTGATGAGATCAACTTTGACTATATCCGCTTTCCTGCAAAAAGTGGTTTAAAGTATTCTAAAGAGAATACGCAAGAAAATCGTATTAAAGCACTTGAGACTTTTTTAGACTCAGCATCTTTAAAACTAAAAAAATATGGTGTTTTCATATCAGTGAACACCTATGGAAATATCTGCTGGAGCGATGATGACAACAACATTGGTCAAACGGTAGAGTCACTATCTGATCATGCAGACTACTTAGCGCCTATGCTTTATCCTTCAGGGTTTTCAAATGGTTCTTTTTACTTTAAATATCCAGCCGATCACCCTTATGAAGTTATATACAGAAGTATTAGCAACATTAAAGAGAGAATTGATACAAAACGGGTAAGACCTTGGTTACAGTACTTTAAGGACTATAAGAGAAAACGTAGACCTTATGAAAAGTTTGAGATTCAAGAGCAGATTCGTGCATCTGATAATATCGACGCTAATGGATGGATGATGTGGTCGCCATCTAGCAAATATCATGTCAAGTATCTAAACAAATAG
- a CDS encoding class 1 fructose-bisphosphatase yields MKDIFLETIQTIAIRIKDAIDVKDIGYSQQENSSGETQLQLDIQCDLIIEEELSKITSIHTIASEEKEHEMLINESGKYYVAYDPLDGSSLVDVNLSVGSIFGIYEGDWGAQNMVASCYVVYGPRVEMIFAQTKAKLFLLQNNEFEFVKEIRLNEKGNLNAPGGTQQNWAPYHKEMVDSFFNEGYRLRYSGGMVPDLHQILLKGGGLFSYPATSDRPDGKLRKLFEVYPFAFIFKIAGGDAIDGINEDIMSLDHDHIHGTSPCFFGSKYEISVVKEVYARNR; encoded by the coding sequence ATGAAAGATATATTTTTAGAGACGATACAAACAATAGCAATAAGAATTAAAGATGCTATTGACGTAAAGGATATAGGTTATTCACAACAAGAAAACAGTTCAGGTGAGACACAACTACAGTTAGATATTCAATGTGACTTGATTATTGAAGAGGAATTATCTAAAATAACTTCCATTCATACTATCGCGAGTGAAGAAAAAGAACATGAAATGCTCATTAACGAAAGTGGAAAGTATTATGTAGCGTATGATCCACTTGATGGATCGTCTTTGGTTGACGTTAATCTTAGCGTTGGTTCTATCTTTGGTATTTATGAAGGTGACTGGGGTGCTCAAAACATGGTCGCTTCATGTTATGTAGTTTATGGACCTCGCGTTGAGATGATTTTTGCACAGACAAAAGCGAAACTATTTCTACTTCAAAATAATGAGTTTGAGTTTGTTAAAGAGATTCGTCTAAATGAAAAAGGTAACCTTAACGCTCCAGGTGGCACACAACAAAACTGGGCGCCATACCATAAAGAGATGGTTGATAGCTTTTTTAATGAAGGTTATAGACTAAGATACTCAGGCGGAATGGTTCCAGATTTACACCAAATACTGCTTAAAGGTGGTGGTCTTTTTAGCTATCCAGCTACATCTGATAGACCTGATGGAAAGCTTCGCAAACTTTTTGAAGTTTACCCTTTTGCATTCATCTTTAAGATTGCTGGTGGCGACGCAATAGATGGTATAAATGAAGATATCATGTCTCTAGATCATGATCATATACACGGAACATCTCCATGTTTTTTTGGTTCAAAATATGAAATATCTGTAGTAAAAGAAGTTTATGCAAGAAATAGATAG
- the mobB gene encoding molybdopterin-guanine dinucleotide biosynthesis protein B — translation MSKRLAVAFTGPSNSGKTTLILKVARKLIHEHKLKVSIIKHDPKDKANFDVEGKDSYKFSDTGADVIVTSPNRTTYFSQKHSELEDMIRLFDDFDVLLVEGLKNLPLPRISVFRNSIDMDYFPYMNALAIDSSIDKDAYDLADVDILDLNSPDSVISWIFKNAKKIKKDKR, via the coding sequence TTGAGCAAAAGATTAGCAGTGGCGTTTACTGGTCCATCTAATAGTGGAAAAACAACCCTAATATTAAAGGTTGCTAGAAAACTAATCCATGAACATAAACTAAAAGTTTCTATCATTAAACATGACCCTAAAGATAAGGCTAATTTTGATGTTGAAGGCAAAGATAGTTATAAGTTTAGTGATACTGGTGCAGACGTAATTGTAACCTCCCCTAACCGCACAACTTATTTTTCCCAAAAACATTCAGAACTTGAAGATATGATTAGACTATTTGATGATTTTGACGTACTCCTCGTGGAAGGATTGAAAAATTTACCACTTCCTAGAATAAGCGTCTTTAGAAACAGTATTGATATGGACTATTTTCCATACATGAATGCTTTAGCGATTGATAGTAGTATAGATAAAGATGCTTATGATTTAGCAGACGTTGATATTTTGGATTTAAATTCTCCAGACAGTGTTATATCATGGATATTTAAAAATGCAAAAAAAATAAAAAAGGATAAAAGATGA
- a CDS encoding YggT family protein — protein MSLIYEIIQGLGSLAIALIGVYIWVFIIAALLSFVNPDPNNQVVQLLYRITNPAYKLVRRYIRTDFNGLDLAPLVIIIALQVIIVVLRALLNAI, from the coding sequence ATGAGTTTAATATATGAGATTATTCAGGGATTAGGTTCCCTTGCGATTGCTCTAATTGGAGTTTATATTTGGGTTTTCATCATTGCAGCACTACTGAGCTTTGTAAACCCAGATCCAAACAACCAAGTCGTTCAACTTTTATACAGAATTACCAATCCTGCATACAAGTTAGTAAGAAGATACATTAGAACTGACTTCAATGGCTTAGATCTTGCTCCATTAGTCATAATAATAGCTTTGCAAGTTATAATAGTTGTACTAAGGGCCCTGCTAAACGCTATTTAG
- a CDS encoding glutamate--tRNA ligase family protein: MLRFASSPTDDMSISDLRIAIFNYIISKQREEGLLVRIEDSNKEKNIEGKDQEILDTLALFGVEYSHVVYQSENVRFHSAMALQLMHEKKAFSCFCSQVWLEKKRQEAQDAKKAYKYDDACRNLPAELVIDNMSPFTIRVTKPEENLVIKDYIKGELKFPSDTLDSFVIMDQQKIPTYNFACAIDDMLGDISLVLHCEENMDNILKQDHIRASLKYDKKVEYAELPLIVDGDSISVKSLFTEGYLPSAISNYLISMGTIVPQKIFEIKDSIEWFDLKSISNSPIEFDMEALKKINKEHLKNLEAKELSRYVGFADEEIGELARVYLEEAATTKELRSKIEPIFADKEIPKEFVSKANIMAEAIKSAPYFDKYQDFKNYILKESGLKEENFSVPLRLLLTGAVNGPDISEIYKYLKNYIGEIVK, translated from the coding sequence ATGCTAAGATTTGCCTCTAGTCCAACTGATGATATGAGTATAAGCGACCTTCGTATAGCAATATTTAACTATATCATCTCAAAACAGAGAGAAGAAGGCCTCCTTGTTCGTATTGAAGACAGCAATAAAGAGAAAAATATAGAGGGGAAAGATCAGGAGATTCTTGACACATTAGCTCTTTTTGGGGTTGAGTACTCTCATGTCGTCTACCAAAGTGAAAATGTACGTTTCCATTCTGCCATGGCACTACAGTTGATGCACGAAAAAAAAGCATTTTCGTGCTTTTGCTCTCAAGTATGGCTAGAGAAAAAACGCCAAGAAGCGCAAGATGCTAAAAAAGCGTATAAGTATGACGACGCTTGTAGAAACCTTCCAGCAGAGCTAGTTATAGACAACATGAGCCCCTTTACTATTAGAGTGACTAAACCTGAAGAAAATCTTGTTATAAAAGATTACATCAAAGGTGAACTAAAATTTCCTTCTGATACTCTGGATAGCTTTGTTATTATGGACCAACAAAAAATTCCTACCTATAACTTTGCCTGTGCAATTGATGATATGCTTGGTGATATATCCTTGGTGCTACACTGCGAAGAAAATATGGATAATATTCTAAAACAAGATCATATCAGAGCCTCTTTAAAGTATGATAAAAAAGTTGAGTATGCAGAGCTACCGCTAATTGTTGATGGTGATTCAATTAGTGTTAAATCACTATTCACTGAGGGATACTTACCTTCTGCTATATCAAATTATTTAATATCAATGGGAACTATTGTTCCTCAAAAAATATTTGAAATAAAAGACTCAATTGAATGGTTTGATTTAAAAAGTATATCTAACAGCCCTATTGAGTTTGATATGGAAGCTTTAAAGAAAATAAATAAAGAGCACTTGAAAAATCTCGAAGCTAAAGAACTTTCTCGCTATGTCGGTTTTGCCGATGAAGAGATTGGTGAGCTCGCTCGTGTTTACTTAGAAGAAGCTGCAACGACAAAAGAGCTTAGAAGTAAGATAGAGCCTATATTTGCCGACAAAGAAATTCCAAAAGAGTTTGTTAGTAAAGCCAATATAATGGCCGAAGCTATTAAGAGTGCACCCTACTTTGACAAGTATCAGGATTTTAAAAACTACATTTTAAAAGAGTCTGGACTCAAAGAAGAAAACTTTTCAGTACCATTGCGCTTACTCTTAACTGGTGCAGTAAATGGTCCAGATATATCTGAAATATACAAATATCTTAAAAACTATATTGGGGAGATTGTGAAATGA
- a CDS encoding M48 family metallopeptidase gives MSKIEYKEFNIEYVYNKKLKNSYISVEADKKIRVKSPIKSHQYVLELLKEREEWIRKQFHKIEQQISLKVNLEDEVAFFGEIYSIDSAETKYLRDKLEKVKLDDEKKTLKCYDDFYKYVAKEYLKSRAEYFSKEMNLEYSELKYRKMKSRWGSCSSKKVITFNSELIKIDKRLIDYVVVHELAHLRHMNHSKEFHNLVDLHLEGSSQLRKKLKNIRLFV, from the coding sequence ATGAGTAAAATAGAGTATAAAGAGTTTAATATTGAGTATGTTTACAATAAAAAACTCAAAAATAGTTATATAAGCGTTGAAGCAGATAAAAAAATAAGAGTAAAGAGTCCCATAAAGTCTCATCAATATGTATTAGAGCTTTTAAAAGAGAGAGAAGAGTGGATAAGAAAGCAGTTTCATAAGATTGAGCAACAGATATCTTTAAAGGTGAACTTAGAAGATGAAGTGGCTTTTTTTGGCGAGATATATAGCATTGACAGCGCAGAGACTAAATATTTAAGAGATAAACTAGAAAAAGTTAAACTTGATGATGAGAAAAAAACGCTCAAGTGTTATGATGATTTTTATAAGTATGTAGCTAAAGAGTACCTTAAAAGTAGGGCGGAGTATTTTAGTAAAGAGATGAACTTAGAGTATAGTGAACTTAAATATCGAAAGATGAAAAGTAGGTGGGGAAGCTGTAGCTCAAAAAAAGTCATTACGTTTAATAGTGAACTTATAAAAATTGATAAGCGCTTAATCGACTATGTTGTAGTGCATGAGCTAGCACACCTAAGACATATGAATCATTCTAAAGAGTTTCATAACTTGGTGGATTTACATCTTGAGGGCTCATCCCAGCTTCGTAAAAAATTAAAAAACATAAGACTATTTGTTTAG
- the metG gene encoding methionine--tRNA ligase encodes MSKYITTPIYYVNGEAHIGHAYTTFIADTVARYERLKGEDTFFLTGTDEHGQKIEESAQKNNKPTQEFADEISATFKNLWDDFGISYDKFIRTTDEDHKIGVQKAFETMYAKGDIYKDFYEGHYCVSCETFFPETQLEDGEFCPDCGRSTNIIKEESYFFKLSKYEDKLLKHYEDNPDFILPRSRANEVINFVKGGLRDLSVTRTSFSWGVKMPASFNDDNHVMYVWLDALLNYITALGYGKDEENMNYWPASTQFVGKDILRFHAIYWPAFLMSLDLPLPQHIGAHGWWTRDGEKMSKSKGNVVAPKVVADAYGEENLRYFMLREVPFGQDGDFSQRAFIDRINSELSNDLGNLLNRIIGMSGKYSDFEIDSVDVEKYHSKELQSMQEVIANLDPFMENLQTHRYLEELWKLFSIGNKAIEEYAPWTKMKEDKKDEALATVALVANILAKASIMLHPVMPKTTNIVADALNFEINNASYKDLIVENKLLKLFNIKSVPPLFPRVEEPLMEEAPKAEPNPPKQKKEQAKETTTKEVDNLIEIGQFFETSLKVGIVLEAKEVPKSKKLLKLQVSLGESDVRQVVAGIKEFYSAEDLINTQVCVVANLKPAKLMGMMSEGMLLAAKDEDGLCLVRPEKPKKAGTPIG; translated from the coding sequence TTGAGTAAATATATTACAACACCTATATATTATGTAAATGGAGAGGCTCATATTGGGCATGCATACACTACTTTTATAGCTGATACTGTAGCTAGGTATGAGAGATTAAAAGGTGAAGATACATTTTTTCTCACTGGAACAGATGAGCATGGACAAAAGATAGAAGAGTCAGCTCAAAAGAACAATAAGCCAACACAAGAGTTTGCAGATGAAATAAGTGCAACATTTAAAAACCTTTGGGATGACTTTGGTATTAGTTATGATAAGTTTATACGTACTACTGATGAAGACCATAAAATTGGAGTACAAAAAGCCTTTGAGACGATGTATGCAAAAGGTGATATATATAAAGACTTTTATGAGGGTCACTACTGTGTAAGTTGTGAAACTTTTTTCCCTGAAACGCAGCTAGAAGATGGTGAATTTTGTCCAGACTGCGGAAGAAGTACAAATATTATTAAAGAAGAGAGTTACTTTTTCAAGTTATCTAAATACGAAGATAAACTTCTAAAGCACTACGAAGATAACCCAGACTTTATTCTGCCTCGTTCACGTGCAAATGAGGTAATAAACTTTGTAAAAGGTGGCTTAAGAGACCTATCTGTTACACGTACATCTTTTAGCTGGGGTGTCAAAATGCCCGCATCATTTAATGATGATAATCATGTTATGTATGTTTGGCTCGACGCACTTTTAAACTATATAACAGCACTTGGTTATGGAAAAGATGAAGAAAACATGAACTACTGGCCAGCATCCACACAGTTTGTTGGTAAAGACATACTACGTTTTCATGCTATTTACTGGCCTGCATTCCTAATGAGTTTAGACCTACCACTTCCTCAACATATAGGCGCTCATGGATGGTGGACGAGAGATGGTGAGAAAATGTCTAAGTCTAAAGGCAATGTTGTTGCACCAAAAGTTGTCGCTGATGCTTATGGAGAAGAAAATTTAAGATATTTCATGCTTAGAGAAGTTCCTTTTGGTCAAGATGGAGACTTTTCTCAAAGAGCTTTCATAGATAGAATAAACTCTGAGCTTAGTAATGATCTTGGAAATTTACTCAACCGTATTATTGGAATGAGTGGTAAATACTCTGACTTTGAAATTGACAGTGTTGATGTTGAGAAATATCACTCAAAAGAGCTTCAAAGCATGCAAGAGGTCATAGCAAACCTTGATCCATTTATGGAAAATCTGCAAACACATAGATATCTTGAAGAGTTATGGAAACTTTTTTCTATTGGAAACAAAGCTATTGAGGAGTATGCTCCTTGGACAAAAATGAAAGAAGATAAAAAAGATGAAGCGCTTGCAACAGTTGCGCTTGTAGCAAATATTTTAGCAAAAGCGTCCATAATGCTTCATCCTGTTATGCCCAAAACTACTAATATCGTAGCAGACGCACTTAACTTTGAAATAAATAATGCAAGCTACAAAGACCTTATAGTAGAGAATAAGCTATTGAAATTATTTAATATTAAAAGTGTTCCTCCCCTCTTCCCTCGTGTTGAAGAGCCTTTAATGGAGGAAGCTCCAAAAGCTGAACCAAACCCACCTAAACAGAAGAAAGAACAAGCAAAAGAGACAACAACAAAAGAAGTTGATAACCTTATAGAGATTGGACAGTTTTTTGAAACATCTTTAAAAGTAGGAATAGTTCTTGAAGCTAAAGAAGTTCCAAAAAGTAAAAAACTTTTAAAACTACAAGTAAGTCTTGGAGAAAGCGATGTTAGACAAGTTGTTGCAGGAATAAAAGAGTTTTATTCTGCTGAAGACTTAATTAATACTCAAGTTTGTGTAGTTGCAAACCTCAAACCTGCAAAGCTAATGGGAATGATGAGTGAAGGCATGCTTCTTGCTGCAAAAGATGAAGATGGTCTTTGTTTAGTGCGTCCAGAAAAGCCTAAAAAAGCGGGTACTCCTATTGGATGA